Proteins from a genomic interval of Medicago truncatula cultivar Jemalong A17 chromosome 3, MtrunA17r5.0-ANR, whole genome shotgun sequence:
- the LOC11422203 gene encoding delta-aminolevulinic acid dehydratase, chloroplastic isoform X2: MASSSTIPNTPLTLNSHTYVDLKPALPLKNYLSFSSSKRRPPCLFTVRASDADFEAAVVAGNVPDAPPVPPTPAAPAGTPVVTSLPIQRRPRRNRRSATHRSAFQETTLSPANFVYPLFIHEGEEDTPIGAMPGCYRLGWRHGLIEEVAKARDVGVNSVVLFPKIPDALKTPTGDEAYNENGLVPRTIRLLKDKYPDLVIYTDVALDPYSSDGHDGIVREDGVIMNDETVHQLCKQAVAQARAGADVVSPSDMMDGRVGAMRAALDAEGFQHVSIMSYTAKYASSFYGPFREALDSNPRFGDKKTYQMNPANYREALTEMREDETEGADILLVKPGLPYLDIIRLLRDNSPLPIAAYQVWSFV; encoded by the exons ATGGCTTCTTCTTCAACAAtcccaaacacacccttaaccTTAAATTCTCATACCTACGTTGATCTTAAACCAGCACTACCATTGAAGAACTATTTGAGCTTCTCTTCATCAAAGCGTCGACCTCCATGTCTTTTTACTGTCAGAGCTAGTGACGCAGATTTTGAAGCCGCTGTTGTCGCTGGTAATGTGCCGGATGCGCCTCCTGTACCGCCTACACCGGCTGCACCTGCTGGAACGCCAGTGGTCACTTCACTT CCAATTCAGAGGCGTCCTCGTCGTAATAGAAGATCAGCTACACATCGATCGGCGTTTCAGGAAACAACTTTATCACCTGCTAATTTTGTTTATCCACTTTTTATACACGagg GTGAGGAGGACACCCCTATTGGTGCTATGCCCGGATGCTACAGGCTTGGTTGGAGACATGGACTTATTGAAGAG GTTGCAAAAGCACGGGATGTTGGTGTTAACAGTGTTGTGCTCTTCCCCAAAATTCCAGATGCTTTGAAG ACCCCCACAGGAGATGAAGCATACAATGAGAATGGCTTAGTGCCTCGAACTATACGACTACTTAAGGATAAATACCCTGATCTT GTTATTTATACAGATGTTGCATTAGACCCATATTCTTCAGATGGGCATGACGGCATTGTTAGAGAAGATG GAGTTATCATGAATGATGAGACTGTTCATCAGCTTTGTAAACAAGCTGTAGCCCAG GCTCGTGCTGGAGCAGATGTGGTCAGCCCCAGCGATATGATGGATGGTCGTGTTGGAGCGATGCGAGCAGCTCTCGATGCTGAAGGCTTTCAGCATGTTTCTATAATGTCATATACAGCAAA GTACGCGAGTTCATTTTATGGCCCATTTAGGGAAGCATTGGACTCAAACCCCCGTTTTGGAGATAAAAAGAC CTATCAGATGAACCCGGCAAATTATAGAGAGGCTTTGACTGAGATGAGGGAAGATGAAACTGAAGGAGCCGACATcctcttg GTGAAGCCTGGTCTTCCCTATTTGGATATCATCAGGCTACTCAGGGATAATTCTCCACTTCCAATTGCAGCATACCAG GTCTGGAGCTTCGTTTAG
- the LOC11422203 gene encoding delta-aminolevulinic acid dehydratase, chloroplastic isoform X1: MASSSTIPNTPLTLNSHTYVDLKPALPLKNYLSFSSSKRRPPCLFTVRASDADFEAAVVAGNVPDAPPVPPTPAAPAGTPVVTSLPIQRRPRRNRRSATHRSAFQETTLSPANFVYPLFIHEGEEDTPIGAMPGCYRLGWRHGLIEEVAKARDVGVNSVVLFPKIPDALKTPTGDEAYNENGLVPRTIRLLKDKYPDLVIYTDVALDPYSSDGHDGIVREDGVIMNDETVHQLCKQAVAQARAGADVVSPSDMMDGRVGAMRAALDAEGFQHVSIMSYTAKYASSFYGPFREALDSNPRFGDKKTYQMNPANYREALTEMREDETEGADILLVKPGLPYLDIIRLLRDNSPLPIAAYQVSGEYSMIKAGGALKMIDEEKVMMESLLCLRRAGADIILTYFALQAARCLCGEKR; this comes from the exons ATGGCTTCTTCTTCAACAAtcccaaacacacccttaaccTTAAATTCTCATACCTACGTTGATCTTAAACCAGCACTACCATTGAAGAACTATTTGAGCTTCTCTTCATCAAAGCGTCGACCTCCATGTCTTTTTACTGTCAGAGCTAGTGACGCAGATTTTGAAGCCGCTGTTGTCGCTGGTAATGTGCCGGATGCGCCTCCTGTACCGCCTACACCGGCTGCACCTGCTGGAACGCCAGTGGTCACTTCACTT CCAATTCAGAGGCGTCCTCGTCGTAATAGAAGATCAGCTACACATCGATCGGCGTTTCAGGAAACAACTTTATCACCTGCTAATTTTGTTTATCCACTTTTTATACACGagg GTGAGGAGGACACCCCTATTGGTGCTATGCCCGGATGCTACAGGCTTGGTTGGAGACATGGACTTATTGAAGAG GTTGCAAAAGCACGGGATGTTGGTGTTAACAGTGTTGTGCTCTTCCCCAAAATTCCAGATGCTTTGAAG ACCCCCACAGGAGATGAAGCATACAATGAGAATGGCTTAGTGCCTCGAACTATACGACTACTTAAGGATAAATACCCTGATCTT GTTATTTATACAGATGTTGCATTAGACCCATATTCTTCAGATGGGCATGACGGCATTGTTAGAGAAGATG GAGTTATCATGAATGATGAGACTGTTCATCAGCTTTGTAAACAAGCTGTAGCCCAG GCTCGTGCTGGAGCAGATGTGGTCAGCCCCAGCGATATGATGGATGGTCGTGTTGGAGCGATGCGAGCAGCTCTCGATGCTGAAGGCTTTCAGCATGTTTCTATAATGTCATATACAGCAAA GTACGCGAGTTCATTTTATGGCCCATTTAGGGAAGCATTGGACTCAAACCCCCGTTTTGGAGATAAAAAGAC CTATCAGATGAACCCGGCAAATTATAGAGAGGCTTTGACTGAGATGAGGGAAGATGAAACTGAAGGAGCCGACATcctcttg GTGAAGCCTGGTCTTCCCTATTTGGATATCATCAGGCTACTCAGGGATAATTCTCCACTTCCAATTGCAGCATACCAG GTTTCTGGTGAGTACTCTATGATTAAAGCTGGTGGTGCGCTGAAAATGATTGACGAAGAAAAGGTCATGATGGAGTCATTATTGTGCCTCCGACGGGCCGGTGCTGACATCATCCTAACATATTTTGCTCTACAAGCTGCCAGATGTTTGTGTGGAGAGAAGAGGTAA
- the LOC11419135 gene encoding uncharacterized protein — protein MYPHPAARAPNHGYYYPQPQYPYHHQPNVIYDEDYNIVERNPYPFDGPYFDRRMVEPSHPMRAGQIGYDRHGRLRPYPFYDSRYSFHGRVDPYTSYQAYYETPLLAFPQPPPPASVHPFWTPSSCTIM, from the exons ATGTATCCACATCCAGCGGCTAGGGCG CCTAATCACGGGTATTATTACCCACAACCACAGTATCCATATCATCATCAACCAAATGTTATTTATGACGAGGATTATAATATTGTGGAAAGAAATCCATATCCATTTGATGGTCCATATTTTGATAGAAGAATGGTGGAACCTAGTCATCCTATGAGAGCTGGTCAAATTGGATATGATCGTCATGGAAGATTAAGGCCTTATCCCTTTTATGATTCAAGGTATTCTTTTCATGGAAGAGTTGATCCTTACACTAGCTATCAAGCTTACTATGAGACACCACTATTGGCATTCCCtcaaccaccaccaccagcaTCGGTTCACCCATTTTGGACTCCAAGTTCGTGCACTATTATGTGA
- the LOC25489685 gene encoding protein disulfide-isomerase → MAKNVSIFGLLFSLLALVPSQIFAEESSTDAKEFVLTLDNTNFHDTVKKHDFIVVEFYAPWCGHCKKLAPEYEKAASILSTHEPPVVLAKVDANEEHNKDLASENDVKGFPTIKIFRNGGKNIQEYKGPREADGIVEYLKKQSGPASTEIKSADDATAFVGDNKVVIVGVFPKFSGEEYDNFIALAEKLRSDYDFGHTLNAKHLPKGDSSVSGPVVRLFKPFDELSVDSKDFNVEALEKFIEESSIPIVTVFNNEPSNHPFVVKFFNTPNAKAMLFINFTAEGAESFKSKYHEIAEQYKQQGVSFLVGDVESSQGAFQYFGLKEDQVPLIIIQHNDGKKFFKPNLELDQLPTWLKAYKDGKVEPFVKSEPIPETNNEPVKVVVGQTLEDIVFKSGKNVLIEFYAPWCGHCKQLAPILDEVAVSFQSDADVVIAKLDATANDIPTDTFEVQGYPTLYFRSASGKLSQYDGGRTKEDIIEFIEKNKDKTGAAHQEVEQPKAAAAQPEAEQAKDEL, encoded by the exons ATGGCGAAAAACGTTTCGATTTTTGGTTTATTGTTTTCTCTTCTTGCGTTGGTTCCTTCTCAGATCTTCGCTGAGGAATCATCAACTGACGCTAAGGAATTTGTTCTTACATTGGATAACACTAATTTCCATGATACTGTTAAGAAGCACGATTTCATCGTCGTTGAATTCTACGCACCTTG GTGTGGACACTGTAAGAAGCTAGCCCCAGAG TATGAGAAGGCTGCTTCTATCTTGAGCACTCACGAGCCACCAGTTGTTTTGGCTAAAGTTGATGCCAATGAGGAGCACAACAAAGACCTCGCATCGGAAAATGATGTTAAGGGATTCCCAACCATTAAGATTTTTAGGAATGGTGGAAAGAACATTCAAGAATACAAAGGTCCCCGTGAAGCTGATGGTATCGTTGAGTATTTGAAGAAGCAAAGTGGCCCTGCATCAACAGAAATTAAATCTGCTGATGATGCTACTGCTTTTGTTGGTGACAACAAAGTTGTTATT GTCGGAGTTTTCCCTAAATTTTCTGGAGAGGAGTACGATAACTTCATTGCATTAGCAGAGAAGTTGCGTTCTGACTATGACTTTGGTCACACTTTGAATGCCAAACACCTTCCAAAGGGAGACTCATCAGTGTCTGGGCCTGTGGTTAGGTTGTTTAAGCCATTTGACGAGCTCTCTGTGGACTCAAAG GATTTCAATGTTGAAGCTCTAGAGAAATTCATTGAAGAATCCAGTATCCCAATTGTGACTGTCTTCAACAATGAACCTAGCAATCACCCTTTTGTTGTCAAATTCTTTAACACTCCCAACGCAAAG GCTATGTTGTTCATCAACTTTACTGCCGAAGGAGCTGAATCTTTCAAATCAAAATACCATGAAATTGCTGAGCAATACAAACAACAGGGAGTTAGCTTTCTTGTTGGAGATGTTGAGTCTAGCCAAGGTGCCTTCCAG TATTTTGGACTGAAGGAAGACCAAGTACCTCTAATTATTATTCAGCATAATGATGGCAAGAAATTTTTCAAACCCAATTTGGAACTTGATCAACTCCCAACTTGGTTGAAGGCATACAAG GATGGTAAGGTTGAGCCATTTGTCAAGTCTGAACCTATTCCTGAAACTAACAACGAGCCTGTTAAAGTAGTGGTTGGGCAAACTCTTGAGGACATAGTTTTCAAGTCTGGGAAGAATG TTTTGATTGAGTTTTATGCTCCATGGTGTGGTCACTGCAAACAGTTGGCTCCAATCTTGGATGAAGTAGCTGTCTCATTCCAAAGTGATGCTGATGTTGTTATTGCAAAACTG GATGCAACTGCCAATGATATCCCAACCGACACCTTTGAAGTCCAAGGATATCCAACCTTGTACTTCAGGTCAGCAAGTGGAAAACTATCACAATATGACGGCGGTAGGACAAAGGAAGACATCATTGAATTCATTGAAAAGAACAAGGATAAAACTGGTGCTGCTCATCAAGAAGTAGAACAACCAAAAGCTGCTGCTGCTCAGCCAGAAGCAGAACAAGCAAAAGATGAGCTTTGA
- the LOC11427812 gene encoding two-component response regulator ARR17 isoform X2 codes for MELGLDSRKLQLQPQNLKQEHFHVLAVDDSVIDRMLLERLLRDSSCKGDKALKYLGLNIDEISSTKSSILESSSPSLPQPLQLQEGNKVNLIMTDYCMPGMSGYDLLKRVKGSSWKDVPVVVMSSENVPSRISMCLEEGAEEFLMKPLQLSDLQKLQPYFLKSLENSSDEQESANSSTTTTDSDDDNDLIDSNNNSNDDNSNSISKRKAMSPEPPERSMPKMKGLAVVV; via the exons ATGGAGCTTGGTTTGGATAGTagaaaattacaattacaacCACAAAACTTGAAGCAAGAACACTTTCATGTGTTGGCTGTAGATGATAGTGTCATTGATAGGATGCTTCTAGAGAGGCTCCTTAGAGATTCTTCATGCAAAG GAGATAAGGCTTTGAAATATCTTGGACTGAATATTGATGAAATTTCCTCAACAAAGTCTTCTATTTTAGAATCATCATCTCCTTCTCTTCCTCAACCATTGCAGTTGCAAGAG GGAAACAAAGTGAATTTGATCATGACAGATTATTGCATGCCTGGGATGAGTGGCTATGATTTACTTAAAAGAGTCAAG GGATCTTCTTGGAAAGATGTTCCAGTTGTGGTTATGTCATCAGAAAATGTACCTTCCAGAATTAGCAT GTGCTTGGAAGAAGGGGCAGAAGAGTTTCTAATGAAGCCTCTTCAGTTATCAGATTTGCAGAAACTTCAGCCATATTTCCTAAAATCCCTTGAAAATTCCTCTGATGAGCAAGAATCTGCTAACAGTTCCACTACCACGACAGACTCCGACGACGACAACGATCTCATCGACAGCAACAATAACAGTAATGATGATAACAGTAATAGTATCAGCAAAAGGAAGGCCATGTCTCCTGAGCCTCCAGAGAGATCAATGCCCAAAATGAAAGGGTTGGCGGTGGTGGTGTAA
- the LOC11427812 gene encoding two-component response regulator ARR17 isoform X1, translated as MELGLDSRKLQLQPQNLKQEHFHVLAVDDSVIDRMLLERLLRDSSCKVTCVDSGDKALKYLGLNIDEISSTKSSILESSSPSLPQPLQLQEGNKVNLIMTDYCMPGMSGYDLLKRVKGSSWKDVPVVVMSSENVPSRISMCLEEGAEEFLMKPLQLSDLQKLQPYFLKSLENSSDEQESANSSTTTTDSDDDNDLIDSNNNSNDDNSNSISKRKAMSPEPPERSMPKMKGLAVVV; from the exons ATGGAGCTTGGTTTGGATAGTagaaaattacaattacaacCACAAAACTTGAAGCAAGAACACTTTCATGTGTTGGCTGTAGATGATAGTGTCATTGATAGGATGCTTCTAGAGAGGCTCCTTAGAGATTCTTCATGCAAAG TTACCTGTGTGGACTCTGGAGATAAGGCTTTGAAATATCTTGGACTGAATATTGATGAAATTTCCTCAACAAAGTCTTCTATTTTAGAATCATCATCTCCTTCTCTTCCTCAACCATTGCAGTTGCAAGAG GGAAACAAAGTGAATTTGATCATGACAGATTATTGCATGCCTGGGATGAGTGGCTATGATTTACTTAAAAGAGTCAAG GGATCTTCTTGGAAAGATGTTCCAGTTGTGGTTATGTCATCAGAAAATGTACCTTCCAGAATTAGCAT GTGCTTGGAAGAAGGGGCAGAAGAGTTTCTAATGAAGCCTCTTCAGTTATCAGATTTGCAGAAACTTCAGCCATATTTCCTAAAATCCCTTGAAAATTCCTCTGATGAGCAAGAATCTGCTAACAGTTCCACTACCACGACAGACTCCGACGACGACAACGATCTCATCGACAGCAACAATAACAGTAATGATGATAACAGTAATAGTATCAGCAAAAGGAAGGCCATGTCTCCTGAGCCTCCAGAGAGATCAATGCCCAAAATGAAAGGGTTGGCGGTGGTGGTGTAA